In Calidithermus timidus DSM 17022, the following are encoded in one genomic region:
- a CDS encoding DUF11 domain-containing protein, which produces MSVRKTRNARRKTRLACGFWRSAFGVLALLLAFSLPALAQARTDLKGIVPGDELGWERSELEAAVLVSKATILNLQIYSPGFDPKDYRSSLKGFPELGDERYDKGKGRIRSEFVLLQGGKELARQSFGVEPHRWVLFFRGQVQPGVYQVKARLYGLAKNAFRYRIQTSVPQAASLVVEPGLQLYDIRPTDYYNVRSRQWVEPLVLEVAPEVLPLKVSFYDEDGPGELEGRVRYEGGKTQSRPVSGDRSWADFELTRPGRVVFGFRQPPTAKQYSNTIGFRVEGCIQVDDPLRDGASSVHRVERDFLRVVPPRPVQVSVVDERGEPLAVEVPLEGRLIRSVRLRELPEGYRLKAVQAEGAEALADGGLRFGCAGGSVRFVLERLAQPAPKSDGAKTPPPPAPARLELSAVLVTPAGERPYDLSLRVGESRVQLAEGRAALELAAGSYALEHRLAGARVEGPERVALEPGQSAQARYRVTPEVALTFESDRATMQVGEEAVLTARVSTAFPELLPADLRLELPDCLEPQQSPRLSSPVSASRSVTLRLSVKAVCKGEFAPVAHLAPWGQSRQVSLRVLQPATFTLHKTGPEAAAVGERVTYRLRVGNSGDVAGTVRLRDVLPEGLEGEGLEQTLTLQPGQSQTLELAARLTPQAGATLTNRAVLLSASGQELATAQSTLRVLRPKAELSRGLDYRKVLPGEVVTVSLRVHNGGEAPLDYALTDAYPEWLEPLEKPEFAGHLEPGAERLHTYRARVAFGAPAEGLFRAELRSNGGSLSASDRLERVLIGVNKRAERERVVLGSSVAFVIELHNPADHTVRFELQDIPGEGLEMAELPQGQIPFGTAKPYAWEFVLEPGQRTLVRLEGKPARVGSLENQALAFAGGVPVSFPSKAAVAVLPVLEPVRSSTIRLEFTAGAGVDPAAPRGERLLITHLPPSEAAGEGKALRALYEPGSARLDGNPLPDPRVDEEGRLYFEIPYQPGGVLSYQVRHRAALGGLEAPTLTLGVADREVLLQGQVSFAALAKTRPLEPKARQGFIQEPLPGTVFRVDRARVVLEMPYGLEFELRVGGEPVTRASLGKAEYDSAKGTQRLEYYGLPLHPGANLIEFDSPAGSDRVEVFLAGKPTRLVARPLKLYADGRTPLELELLALDASGLPSGFGPLTLASSLEPLDPDAFPTAPGYQLLLRDGRAVLRLKPLALPGNLRLELAFDELEGRAEFFVPGRQNTLWQAQGSVGASFGGGVGLFGVGRGYLETPLDLGGEGTLRVALDARFGLRGLEGGLNPTPDPNTAFPLTGSGTEAVLPLRSADPLALRYDNTAFSLGYHAEALALPGLSSLGEGTALRFETREAQGFGVTAFAGLLPQATLTEEPVLDGTRRYKLAQPPVLGSESVLLREGASERRLERGQDYTLDADGWLTLAKPLWPTTPAGEPVVLQVTYAAQNSPRAPGWGFGLRYRQGGFSAGASLAALPAQDLRYGAELGWREGHFSLRASYARQNAERFGLELGYAGTPFEARADLSYEGRLQGSASLGLAISPADKLALEHQAADQNRTALLYQRQLGPGFSLGGGLSYLWDTAGLGAVGRLSYGEAPWKLELTHTQPFRFSDMALSQLKMAYAFDFNLAAEAALDYLWGNDLRGSLALKQKLGDANLSLSYQLPGASGEGNRARFGLEAPLPLDERWSLDLSAGYDRSLGTGTDQAAFGVALRYKDEGLSGTLGGELAFGASPKLVLRGGLTGALDAEQTLSLDANYQALPAPDGKFTLAYALRSRQLQLLTYYRLSVGQPGWGLEGALAAGYQPDLSWQLRPSAAYRLPAGDPGGATYQLGLDGNHYFTDSLGFGVAVYQLFQPATASSATHFGLEGSLRVLEGLWVNLGYTFGYMSALTPDAQPGFYLRLDFFGGGR; this is translated from the coding sequence TCTGGCGTTCGGCGTTCGGCGTCCTGGCTCTGCTGCTGGCCTTCAGCCTCCCCGCCCTGGCCCAGGCCCGCACCGACCTCAAGGGCATCGTGCCGGGGGATGAGCTGGGTTGGGAGCGCAGCGAGCTCGAGGCCGCCGTGCTCGTGAGCAAGGCCACCATCCTCAACCTGCAGATCTACTCGCCGGGCTTCGACCCCAAGGACTATCGCTCGTCGCTCAAGGGTTTCCCCGAGCTGGGCGACGAGCGCTACGACAAGGGCAAAGGCCGGATACGCTCGGAATTTGTGCTGCTGCAAGGCGGCAAGGAACTCGCCCGCCAGAGCTTCGGGGTGGAGCCCCACCGCTGGGTGCTGTTCTTCCGCGGACAGGTGCAGCCGGGGGTGTACCAGGTCAAGGCCCGGCTCTACGGCCTGGCCAAGAACGCCTTCCGCTACCGCATCCAGACCAGCGTGCCCCAGGCGGCCAGCTTGGTAGTGGAGCCGGGCTTGCAGCTTTACGACATCCGCCCTACCGACTACTACAACGTGCGCTCGCGGCAGTGGGTTGAGCCCCTTGTCCTCGAGGTCGCCCCCGAGGTGCTGCCCTTGAAGGTGAGCTTCTACGACGAGGACGGCCCTGGTGAGCTCGAGGGCCGCGTGCGCTACGAGGGCGGCAAGACCCAAAGCCGCCCGGTCTCGGGCGACCGCAGTTGGGCCGACTTCGAGCTCACCCGGCCCGGGCGGGTGGTCTTCGGCTTTCGCCAGCCCCCCACCGCCAAGCAATACTCCAACACCATCGGCTTTCGGGTGGAGGGCTGCATCCAGGTGGACGATCCCCTTCGGGACGGAGCAAGCTCCGTGCACCGGGTCGAGCGCGACTTCCTGCGCGTGGTGCCGCCACGCCCGGTGCAGGTGTCGGTGGTGGACGAGCGGGGTGAGCCCCTGGCGGTCGAGGTGCCGCTCGAGGGCCGCCTGATCCGCTCGGTGCGGCTGCGCGAACTGCCCGAGGGCTATCGCCTCAAGGCGGTGCAGGCCGAGGGGGCCGAGGCCCTGGCCGACGGCGGGCTGCGCTTCGGCTGCGCCGGGGGCTCGGTGCGCTTCGTGCTCGAGCGCCTCGCCCAGCCTGCCCCCAAGAGCGACGGCGCCAAGACCCCGCCTCCCCCCGCCCCGGCCCGCCTCGAGCTCAGCGCGGTGCTGGTGACCCCCGCGGGCGAGCGCCCCTACGACCTCAGCCTGCGGGTGGGGGAGAGCCGCGTGCAGCTCGCCGAGGGGCGGGCCGCGCTCGAGCTCGCCGCCGGGAGCTACGCCCTGGAGCACCGCCTGGCCGGGGCCAGGGTGGAAGGCCCCGAGCGGGTCGCGCTGGAGCCCGGCCAGAGTGCCCAGGCCCGCTACCGCGTCACCCCCGAGGTCGCCCTCACCTTCGAGAGCGACCGCGCGACCATGCAGGTGGGCGAGGAGGCCGTGCTGACGGCCCGCGTGAGCACCGCCTTCCCCGAGCTGCTCCCCGCCGACCTGCGCCTCGAGCTGCCGGATTGCCTCGAGCCCCAGCAGAGCCCCCGCCTCAGCTCGCCGGTCTCGGCCAGCCGCAGCGTGACGCTGCGCCTGAGCGTGAAGGCGGTGTGCAAAGGTGAGTTTGCCCCCGTGGCCCACCTCGCACCCTGGGGCCAGAGTCGCCAGGTGAGCCTGCGGGTGTTGCAGCCCGCTACCTTCACCCTGCACAAGACCGGCCCCGAGGCCGCTGCGGTGGGCGAGCGCGTGACCTACCGGCTGAGGGTGGGCAACTCCGGCGATGTGGCCGGGACCGTGCGCCTGCGCGACGTGCTGCCCGAGGGGTTGGAGGGGGAGGGCCTCGAGCAGACCCTCACCCTCCAGCCCGGTCAGTCCCAGACCCTCGAGCTCGCCGCCCGGCTCACCCCCCAGGCCGGGGCCACCCTGACCAACCGCGCCGTGCTGCTGAGCGCCTCTGGTCAGGAACTCGCTACCGCCCAGAGCACCTTGCGGGTGCTGCGCCCCAAGGCTGAGCTGAGCCGCGGCCTCGACTACCGCAAGGTGCTGCCGGGCGAGGTGGTCACGGTGAGCCTGCGGGTGCACAACGGCGGAGAGGCCCCCCTCGACTACGCCCTCACCGACGCCTACCCCGAGTGGCTCGAGCCCCTGGAGAAGCCCGAGTTCGCCGGCCACCTCGAGCCCGGCGCCGAGCGCCTCCACACCTACCGGGCCCGCGTGGCCTTCGGCGCGCCCGCCGAGGGCCTTTTCCGGGCCGAGCTGCGCTCCAACGGGGGTAGCCTCAGCGCTTCCGACCGGCTCGAGCGCGTCCTGATCGGCGTGAACAAGCGGGCCGAGCGCGAGCGGGTGGTGCTGGGCAGCTCCGTGGCCTTCGTGATCGAGCTGCATAACCCCGCCGACCACACCGTGCGCTTCGAGCTACAGGACATCCCCGGCGAGGGCCTCGAGATGGCCGAACTGCCTCAGGGGCAGATTCCCTTCGGGACGGCCAAGCCGTACGCCTGGGAATTCGTCCTCGAGCCCGGCCAGCGCACCCTGGTGCGCCTGGAGGGCAAGCCCGCGCGGGTGGGCAGCCTAGAGAACCAGGCCCTGGCCTTTGCGGGTGGCGTGCCGGTGTCCTTCCCCAGCAAGGCGGCGGTGGCGGTGCTGCCGGTGCTCGAGCCCGTGCGCAGCTCCACCATCCGGCTCGAGTTCACCGCGGGGGCGGGCGTAGACCCTGCCGCTCCCAGAGGCGAACGCCTGCTGATCACCCACCTACCGCCCAGCGAGGCGGCAGGCGAGGGCAAGGCGCTTAGGGCGCTCTACGAGCCCGGCTCGGCCCGCCTAGACGGCAACCCCCTCCCCGACCCCCGCGTCGACGAGGAGGGACGGCTGTACTTCGAGATCCCCTACCAGCCCGGCGGGGTGCTGAGCTATCAGGTGCGCCACCGCGCGGCGCTGGGAGGGCTCGAGGCCCCCACCCTCACCCTGGGCGTCGCCGACCGTGAGGTGCTGCTGCAAGGCCAGGTGTCCTTCGCCGCGCTGGCGAAGACCCGGCCACTGGAGCCCAAGGCTCGTCAGGGTTTCATCCAAGAGCCTTTGCCCGGCACGGTGTTCCGGGTAGACCGAGCGCGGGTGGTGCTGGAGATGCCCTACGGCCTGGAGTTCGAGCTTAGGGTAGGGGGCGAGCCCGTGACCCGCGCCAGCCTGGGTAAGGCCGAGTACGACAGCGCCAAAGGCACCCAGCGCCTGGAGTACTACGGCCTGCCGCTGCACCCCGGTGCCAACCTCATCGAATTCGACAGTCCGGCCGGTTCCGATCGGGTAGAGGTCTTCCTGGCGGGCAAGCCCACGCGGCTGGTGGCCCGACCGCTCAAGCTCTACGCCGACGGGCGCACCCCGCTGGAGCTCGAGCTCCTGGCCCTCGACGCGAGTGGTCTGCCCAGCGGCTTCGGCCCGCTCACCCTCGCCAGCAGCCTCGAGCCCCTCGACCCCGACGCCTTCCCCACCGCCCCGGGCTACCAGCTCCTGCTGCGCGATGGCCGCGCCGTGCTGCGGCTCAAGCCCCTGGCCCTGCCGGGCAACCTCCGCCTCGAGCTCGCCTTCGACGAGCTCGAAGGTCGCGCCGAGTTCTTCGTGCCGGGCCGCCAGAACACCCTCTGGCAGGCCCAGGGCAGCGTGGGGGCCAGCTTCGGCGGCGGGGTGGGGCTTTTCGGGGTGGGCCGGGGCTACCTCGAGACCCCCCTCGACCTCGGCGGTGAGGGCACCCTGCGCGTCGCCCTCGATGCCCGCTTCGGTCTGCGCGGCCTGGAGGGCGGCCTCAACCCCACCCCCGACCCCAACACGGCTTTCCCCCTCACCGGCAGCGGCACCGAGGCCGTTTTGCCCCTGCGCTCCGCCGACCCCCTGGCCTTGCGCTACGACAACACCGCTTTCAGCCTGGGCTACCACGCCGAAGCCCTGGCCCTGCCCGGCCTCAGCTCGCTGGGCGAGGGCACCGCGCTGCGCTTCGAGACCCGCGAGGCCCAGGGCTTTGGGGTGACGGCCTTCGCCGGGTTGCTGCCCCAGGCCACCCTGACCGAGGAGCCCGTTCTCGACGGCACCCGCCGCTACAAGCTCGCTCAGCCGCCCGTGCTGGGCAGCGAGAGCGTGCTGCTGCGGGAAGGGGCTTCGGAGCGACGCCTCGAGCGTGGCCAGGACTACACCCTCGACGCCGACGGCTGGCTGACCCTGGCCAAGCCGCTGTGGCCCACCACCCCCGCGGGCGAGCCGGTAGTCCTGCAGGTGACCTACGCCGCCCAGAACAGCCCCCGCGCGCCGGGTTGGGGTTTCGGTCTGCGCTACCGGCAGGGCGGCTTCAGCGCCGGGGCCAGCCTGGCCGCCCTGCCCGCCCAGGACCTGCGCTACGGCGCCGAGCTGGGCTGGCGCGAGGGCCATTTCTCGCTGCGGGCCAGCTACGCCCGCCAGAACGCCGAGCGCTTCGGCCTCGAGCTCGGCTACGCCGGGACCCCCTTCGAGGCCAGGGCCGACCTCAGCTACGAGGGCCGCCTGCAGGGCAGCGCCAGCCTGGGCCTGGCCATAAGCCCCGCCGACAAGCTCGCCCTCGAGCACCAGGCCGCCGATCAGAACCGTACCGCCCTGCTCTATCAGCGCCAGCTCGGCCCCGGCTTCAGCCTCGGCGGGGGCCTGAGCTACCTGTGGGACACCGCGGGCCTGGGTGCGGTGGGCCGCCTGAGCTATGGCGAAGCACCCTGGAAGCTCGAGCTCACCCACACCCAGCCCTTCCGCTTCAGCGACATGGCCCTCTCCCAGCTCAAGATGGCCTACGCCTTCGACTTCAACCTCGCCGCCGAAGCGGCTTTGGACTACCTCTGGGGCAACGATCTGCGCGGCAGCTTAGCCCTCAAGCAGAAGCTGGGCGACGCCAACCTCAGCCTCAGCTACCAACTCCCCGGCGCCTCGGGCGAGGGCAACCGCGCGCGCTTCGGCCTCGAGGCCCCCCTGCCCCTCGACGAGCGCTGGAGCCTCGACCTCAGCGCAGGCTACGACCGCAGCTTGGGCACCGGCACCGATCAGGCCGCTTTCGGGGTGGCCCTGCGCTACAAGGACGAGGGGCTCAGCGGTACCCTGGGCGGCGAGCTGGCCTTCGGCGCCTCGCCCAAGCTGGTGCTGCGCGGCGGCCTCACCGGCGCCCTCGACGCCGAGCAGACCCTCTCCCTCGACGCTAACTACCAGGCCCTGCCCGCCCCCGATGGCAAGTTCACCCTGGCCTACGCCCTGCGCTCGCGGCAGCTCCAGCTCCTGACCTACTACCGCCTCAGCGTGGGCCAGCCGGGGTGGGGCCTCGAGGGGGCCCTGGCCGCCGGCTACCAGCCCGACCTGTCCTGGCAGCTGCGCCCCTCGGCGGCCTACCGCCTCCCGGCGGGCGACCCCGGCGGGGCCACCTACCAGCTCGGCTTGGACGGCAACCACTACTTCACCGACTCGCTGGGCTTCGGCGTGGCAGTGTACCAGCTCTTCCAACCCGCCACGGCCAGCAGCGCGACCCACTTTGGCCTCGAGGGCAGCCTGCGGGTGCTCGAGGGGCTGTGGGTCAACCTGGGCTACACCTTCGGTTACATGAGTGCCCTCACGCCCGATGCCCAGCCCGGCTTCTACCTGCGCCTCGACTTCTTTGGGGGTGGCCGATGA